In Paraflavitalea devenefica, the genomic window TCCTTTAAAGGCCGGATACAGGATGGCAAGTCCTACCTCACCTGGACTACCACTGAAGAGCAGAATAACAGCCATTTTGAAATAGAGAAGAGCACTACCGGCGGCAATTATACGGTGATTGGCCGGGTGAATGGAAAAGGCGGCTGGAATAACCAGTATGATTTTACGGATGAAACAGCGCTGGCCACGGTGAATTATTATCGCCTGAAACAGGTAGACCTTGATGGAAGACCTACTTACAGTAAGATACTGATCCTCAGAACTGACCTGGAGAAGTTTGCAGTGAAGGCAGGACCTAACCCGTTTGCCGGCAATATCAATGTGTTTTATCAACTGGATAAAGAAGAAACATTGCAAATACGCCTGTATGACCAGGCCGGCCGTATCGTGAAGCAATATACTACGCGCGGCGGCGCTGGTGGCAACACGTATAATATCAGCGACCTGAATAGTCTGCCCAAAGGTAATTATACCCTGGAGCTTACCGGCCCAACGGTGAAGCACAGACAGCAGGTGGTAAAGCAGTAGAATTTTAACAGATTATGTTATGATATAAAGGCTCCCAATACGGGAGCCTTTTGTATATTAGGGCATATAACCCCTAACTAACAAACATACATGAAAACCCTTATTACCCCGCTTTCCATTGCCATTGCTATTGTTACCCTTTCCGGATGTGCTTCGATTGTAAGTAAAAGCAACTGGCCGGTAACGTTCCATTCAATTCCTACCGGTGCCCATATTTCTGTTACCAATAAAAAAGGTGCTGAGGTATATTCCGGTAATACACCTGCCACGATGAAGCTGAAATCGGGCGCCGGTTTTTTCAGCAAAGAGTCGTATACGATCGAGTACAAACTGGATGGTTATGAAACCAAAAAAGTAACACTGGAGTGTAAGATCAATGGCTGGTATTTTGGCAATATATTGATTGGCGGCCTCATTGGAATGCTTATTGTAGACCCGGCTACCGGCGCCATGTATAAACTGGATAAAGACTTTATGGAAGAAACGTTAACGAAAAGCAATAGCGCTACTACGGGTGCTCCTGCCAATCCGCCTTCCCTGCAGGTATTGAGTAAGGAACAGGTGCCTGCGGCGTGGGCGAAGCATTTGGTAAGATTGTGAGTTGTCTGACCACTCACTGCTCACATTTTCACGATCCCATCAATGCGTTTCATGAGTTCAATGCAAGCACGGCCGTTGTGGTAAGGACATTTCCACAGGCCGGCTTTATCTTCCCATGACATGATGGTTTTTTCGGTACCGGAGGCTTCGTTGAGTACGCCCCAGCGCCACTCGCCCAATGTGGTATCAATGATGTTTTCCCTGATGAATTCCCAGTTGTTCAGGGTATGCTGCAGGAATGTATTATCCCCACTCACCTGCCAGGCGTGAAAGAAACCCACCAGGGCTTCGGCCTGCGGCCACCAGTGTTTTTCCTTTACCCAAAGGTTAGTAGAGCTGTCCTGCTCGTACCACATGCCGCCATCATAATCCAATCCCCGGGCAGCCGCATAAGCCATTTGCAGCGCCACTTTCTTCACGCGGATGATGAGTTCCCCATCTGAGATCATATGCGCTGCTTCCGTCAGCAGCCAGGATGCTTCCACATCGTGCCCGAAAGAAACGATGGAGCTGCGGGTATGCCAGTGCTCATCAAAGAATAAGGCTTGATGATAGGTAATAGGGTGTACGATATGATCGAGGAAGTTGTTGATGAGCCGGGTGATCTGCCTGCGCAGGCCTTCATCGGGCCAGATGCGGTGGAGATTGGTATAGGCTTCCAGTACATGCAGGTGCGTGTTCATGGATTTCTTCTCGTTGGCGTCTTTGGCGCTTAAACGCAGGTCGCTGAGCGGCCCCCATTCACGGGTGAAGGCTTCATAATATCCTTCCTGTTCTTTATCGTAACTGAACCGCTCTATGAGGGTATATAGTTCAATGGCCCGTTCTTTTACCGGTTCCTGCCGGGTAGCCTTATAGTATTCCGCAAAAGCATAGAGGGCAAAAGCCTGTGCATATACCTGCTTTTTGGTGTCGAAGGGGTGGCCGGCATGATCTACTGTCCAGTAAATGCCGCCCATGGTATCGTCGAGCAAATGAGTAACGATGTATTCATAGGCCCGGGTAGCCATTTTAAGGTATGGCTGATGGCCGGTAAAGTTATAAGCTGCGGAAAAGGTCCATAATATGCGGCTATTCAATACGCTGCCTTTGGGCGCCAGGATATCAACGGTATTGTGGTGATCAATGCTGCCATAGAAACCGCCATATTGCTCATCAATGGCGTGATTCATCCACCAGGATAATATAGAACTGAACTCATGTGCGATCTGGCTGCGGAATGACTGTAACTGATGACGTACAGGTTCATCCTGTATAACAGGGGTTGTCATGCGTAAATATAAGTAATGAAAGAGAAAAGAACGAGGTACATCTACGGAGAGATAGACCCCGGGGTGTAGAATTTGATTTACATCAGTTCCTTCCTATAGGCTCCTTACGCCATGTCCCAATACCTATTGATTATCAATGACTCCTATTATGACTGTTTTTTCCCGGGTTCCAGCGTTACGCCATCTGCCTGCTGATCCAAATAGGGTTGGTTCCCTTCAATGATGTGCAGGAGGTTGCCGGCAGCAGTGGCGGAACGCCATCCATCGGCGGGGGTATGCATGACGTAGTCGGTAAGCCGGGCGACAGTGGAAGTAGCTACATGTAACCGGGTATCGGAAGAGGCATAATAGATGAATACAGTGCCATCCTCATCAGCAATCCATCCGTTGCAAAAGAGCACGTTGGACACATCTCCCACCCTTTCTTCCCCTTCCGGCGCCATAAAATAACCGGCGGGTTTGTAGATGACTTTGGTAATGTCCTGCAGGTCGGTCATGAACAGGTAAAGCACGTAGCGCAGGCCGGCAGCGGTATGTCGCACTCCATGCGCCAGGTGCAGCCAGCCATGTTTGGTTTTGAGGGGTTCGGGACCCAGGCCGTTCTTGGCCTCATAAACGGTATGGTATATTTTCCGGTCAATAACGATCTCTTCTGCTATTTCGGCCTGTTCAATGGTTTTACTGAGGCCAAAGCCGATACCTCCGCCGGTGCCGGCATTGATGAAGCCATCCTGCGGGCGGGTGTAAAAAGCATATTGCCCATTTACCCATTCCGGATGCAGCACTACATTGCGCTGCTGGGGGGAAGGCGTTTTCAGATCGGGCAGGCGTTCCCAGTTGATGAGGTCCTTTGTACGGGCAATGCCACATTGGGCAATAGCGGCCGACTGATCGGCCTCCGGCGCTTTGGGGTCCCTTCTTTCAGTACAGAAGAGGCCATAGACCCAGCCATCTTCGTGCTGTACCACCCGCATGTCATAGATATTGGTATCGGGCACGTCCGTTTCAGGCATCATGATGGGATGGTCCCAAAAGCGGAAGTTGTCAATCCCGTTCTCACTTTCGGCCACGGCGAAGAATGATTTCCTGTCTACTCCCTCTACCCTTGCGATGACGATGTATTTTCCCTTCCATTTGATAGCGCCGGCGTTGAATACGGCATTGATGCCAAAGCGCTCCATGAGGTAAGGATTGGTATCATAATTAAGATCGTACCGCCAGAATAAAGGGGTATGCTGGTGTGTAAGCACTGCATTCCTGTAACGGTGGTACACGCCATTGGATGTTTCCATCGCCTCATTGGGAACACGGATTAATTGTTCATAGTTATTTTCCAGTTGCTCTAATCTTTGCACAAATACTTTATACATTGTGTGTGTTGTTTGAATAGTCAAGATGATCTTATTAATATTAAAGTACTGGCTAGTAGTAAATGGCTAGTGGCGAGTGAGCCCACTAGCTACTAGCCATTTACCACTAGCTAATCTTCCAGCTTATCCCACCAGGTCCTCTTTAGAATAAGTACAATAATCAATAGTATGCCTGCAGTTATCAGCAGCGGCAGTTTGAGCCATAGGACGATGTACATGGGCAACAGGGTAAGGCAACATTGCGCGATGATGCCCAGCGCCACATTGAACATATCCAGCTTAAACCGGCGGTTGGGTATAAAAGAGAGGTCGTCTGCTACTACAAGGGCATGCACCGGCTGCCAGAATCCCCAGGGCTTTACAGTACGGTAAAAGTTTTTCAATATGGCCATATCAGTAGCCGGGGCCGTATAGGTACCCACGATACAGCCGGCCAGGGAGATCACAAAGAGCCAGGGCCAGTAATACAGGTCGAGCCCGCCCACCAGTTTGGGAAAGATCAGTGCCGCCACGATACCGCTGGTCATACCCCAGAAAAAGCCGCGGGCATTGAAGCGCCACCAATACCATTTGAGCATGTTGGCCGCGATGTAACCGCCATATAATCCGCCTACGATCCAGTTCAGGATGCTGTTCACATTCTTCGTGAAGAAGCCCAATACAATACCGATGATCACTACAATGAGACCCACCAGGTAGTTCATGGAAATGACCCGCTTGTTGGGGGCATGGGGATCCACATATTTCAGGTAGATATCGTTGACGATGTAAGCCTGGGCGGCATTGAGCGTGCCGGAGAAGGTACCCATGAAAGCGCCCAGCAAACCTGTTAATACCAGGCCGAGAATGCCCACCGGCAGAAAGGCATTGATGGTAGCAGGGAGTACTTTTTCAAAGTCGGTACCTGCAGCAGTATCGCCCAGGTCCAGTTGATGATAGTAGAGTAATGCCAGTACCGTTAACCCAATGATCATGGAATAGCGGATGGGCAGCAGAACAATGGATACAAAGCCGCTCATTTTAGATGCTTCGCGGGGAGAACGGGTAGACAATATTTTCTGCATATCATAGTTGGGAGCCGGCCCGGCCAGGCTGGCCAATACGCCTTTGAAGAGCATCATCATGAAGAAGATCCCAAAAAGACCATAGCCATCATCCGTGATCTTTTTATTGGCAGCGGGCACAATGTTGTTCCAATCGAGGTCCAGCCTCCAGCTAAAGAAGGGATTTTCCCAGCCGGCCGGCACATTGAGTGATTTACCGTGCAGGTTGATCATGGCAATGACAGCAATGGAAATACAGGCCACTGTCATGACGCAATATTTGATCACATCGCCCAGCACGATGCTGTGCATACCACCGAGGATGGAATAGAACATGGCAAAGAGCGTAAAGATGATGCCATAGAAATGCGGCACAAACTCCCGGGATATCGCAAAAGGGACGTAGTCTCTCACCAGTTCCCAGGGAACAAAGATTTCAATGAACTTACCGAGGCCCACAAAGCCATAGGCCAGGAAACCAAAGCAACTGAGCAGGGCAAAGGCTACTACGATATTGTGTGATCCCCGCACGCCTTTTCCACTGCTGCCAAACCGGGTAGCCAGCCACTCAGCGCCGGTGGTGGCATTGGAGCGGCGCAGCCACTTGGATAAGAACATCATCATGAATACCTGGTTGAATACCGGCCATAGCCAGGGTATCCACAGGCTTTTCATACCATACACAAAACAGAGCGCTACCATCCACATGGTGCCGCTGATATCGAACATATCAGAGGCATCACTTAAACCCAGCATGTACCAGGGCAGCTTTTTACCGCCCATAAGGTAGTTTTCCTTGTTGGTACGGGCCTTTTTTCTAAGTACCCAGCCTATGATGACCATGGTGGCCAGGTACGCTACGATGATACTAATGTCAATCAGTGTGAGTTTCATAGAGCTTTTTTGCCGCTACATCTTTTTCAAATAATGTCCTGTCCAGTTGATAAAACCTGATAAAATCCGCTTCAGAGGTTTGTCCTTTATATGGAGCATAGTAATGCCATTTCTTATTCCATTCGGCAAAACCATGGTTGCGCCATACCAGCACATAGGATATTTTATGATCGCCAATGGCTTTGAGTAAGGTTTCTGTCCACCAGTTGGCATAGGGAATGGCTTCATAGCCGGTCTCGGCAAAAGCAGACAGTTTGTTCTTTTCCTGTGCTATTTCAACCAGTAAGCCCAACACCCTGGAGGTATTCTTTACAAACCAATCGTTGGTGCGTGGGTCTTCGTATTGGTAAGCATCAAAGCTTACCATATCCACCATATCATCGTCGGGATAACGCTCCAGGAATTCCTCTTTGGTTTTAACATCACCGGCGGTATTGTATACGTACAGCAGGTTGTGCACTTTCTTTTCCTGCTGGAGGTAATAGATGGTAAAACGCCAGAGGGTCTTGAACTCAAAGGGCGTACAGGCATTGCGGCACCACCAGAACCAGTTGCCCGTTAATTCATGATAAGGGCGAAAGAGTACCGGGATGAGCTCTCCTTTACTTCCTTTGAGCGACAGTAAAAAAGCCGCTACTTTATCGAGCCACTCTTTATATAAAAGATGGTGATCGCCACCGGGCAATATGGAAGCCACGGTTCCATGGGTAGTATCCCAGGCGCCTTTTGCTGCGCCCAGCGGACTGCGCGCATGCCAGCTAATGGTGATGACGCCGCCACGTTCATATCCTTCTTTGATGTACTGGCGCATTTTCTTAAAAGGGATGCCATCGAGGTTGTTGGGATTATCCAGTTCCAGGCCACCAAGGTCCCATCCATAGACAGCCGGATAATCGCCTGCCGCCTCTTTTACATCACTTTTGCCGGCTACATATTTCCATCCTACCCCATAGGCCAGGTCGTCCTGGTGACCAAACATGACACCACTGTTCACTAGCTTTTTGAGGTTGTGGTACAGGTTCACCGTTTCTTTGGTGGCCTGGGGATCGGCAGGATGATCCTGCGCCATAGCGCCGGCTGCCAGCCATATCCCTGTTATCCATCCGGTAATTTTCTTCATTTATTTAACCAGGAGTATGTTATCAAAATACAATGTTTTGGGATCATCATGGATCTGCATGACGAAGGTTTCCAGCTCAGCTACGCCCGCATTTTTGAATATGCCAAGATCAATCTTATAGTAGGTCCAAACATTGGGCGGTATCGTAAGCGTCTGGTCATTGGTCCAATTAAAGTTAAACTTCATTTTCTTTTCTACATCAGCGCCCTTGATCCAGAAGGTAACATATTTATAAGGGGCCAGCGCAGCTTTTACTTTGGCATGTAACTGCATGCCGCCCCAGGCGCCGCCGTATGCCGCCTGCAGCGAGGCTGTACCGGAAATCTTGTCGCTGGTATAGGGCGAGTTGGTAAGGCTCCAGGACCAGTCTTCCCAATCGGCATGTAATGCATCTTTAAAGACAGCATAAGCCTGGTCAATATTGGTGAGCACCTGGGTAGTGGTCATGGTGCCTGATACGTTGGTAATATCCAGCTTGGTGGTTGGCAAAGTAGTGGCCGGCATGGTAATGACCAGTTGTTTGAGGGATTTGGAAACAATGGTGGCTTCGGTAGTAGTGCCGCTTAATACTACTTTGGCGGTAGTTTCAAAATTCCTGCCCGTAAGTGTAATCGTAGATCCTTCACTGAAGTCGACCGGAAATACACTGGATGCGATAGGCACTGCCACGACGTTGATAGGAACAGAAAGCCGCTTACCATCCACATTGGTGAGAATGATATTCTGATCGCCTCCGCTGGCCGTATCGGGTACCCGGAAGATAATGGCGGAAGCAGTATTGAAAGTGGGGTTGAAAGGAGCAGGAATATTGCCCTTGTCAAATATGATAGAACGCATTTGCGCCAGGTCGCTGCCGGTGAGCGTGAGCACGGTGCCACCGGAACCAATGCCGGGGTCCAGCTTATCGGCTTTGGGATTGGCGTGTGCATCACTTTCGGCATCTTTATCGCAGGAGACCATGACCAGTGCGCTGACTGCCAGCAGCAGGATGGTCCGGGGTATGGTCAGGAAAATAGATTTCATATTATATGAGTTTAAAACAATCGTTATTAATAATAGGCAATAGCCGGCTCTTTCAGCTTGGGGTTCTCAACCGTTTCTGACTGGGGAACGGGCAGAAACAACTGGCCGGCGGAACTCAATACCACTTTCAGGCTGTTGATGGTGCCGTTGTCGTTGTAATTGCCTCTCTCCTGTTTGGATATCATGTCTTTTGCTTTTTCAAAACCCTGGCGTTGTATATCGAACCAGTAATCGCCTTCAAAAGCAAATTCCACTTTCCGTTCATGCAGCAGCTCGTCTTTTGTAAGGCTGGTTACAGCAGGCAACTGAGCCCGGGTATGTACGGCATTGAAAGCTGCCAGCGCTGTAGCATCGGAGGTAGAAGTACCACTGCCCATGACGGCTTCCGCATAAATGAGCAATACATCGGCATAACGCAGTATGTAGGTGCACATGCTGGTATGCGGACCATTCACCGGCTCATCGGCCCTTTTAGGACCTACAATGTATTTCTGTACATTGGAGCGGGTGGGCGTTTTTATTTTGAAATCATTGGTTTGGGCAGTGGTGGTATCATACATAAAGCCGGTGGGAAAGTTTTCATTGATCCACGCTGCTTTTGTAAATCCATGCTGCATAACCGACCAGTCGCGCCTTTTATCGCCGGTTGCGTAACCGGTAGCAGGGTCCAGCATATCTATGGAAGGCACACAGGCTGAATAACCATCGGCAGTGGTGGGTTTGGGTTTCAGCAAGGGTTGCGGTCCCAGGTATTGCTGGTAAGGGTTACCTCCGTTCCAGCTCATGGAAGCCTGCCATTGAAGGGCGAACAGTGACTCTTTGTTGTTATTGGCTTTGGAAGTGGAGAACATGTACTGGTAATCGTCCATCAATCCTATTGTCCCGGAAGACGTAGCATAGTCCATTACTTCTTTCGCCTTTGCTTTGGCATTGTCATATTCTTTGTTGTAGAGGTACAATTTAGCCATGAGCCCTTTGGCGGAATATTTGGTTACACGGCCCGGCTGATAAGGTTCAGCAGGCAGGTTGGCTTCTGCAAACTGGAGGTCTTCCAGTGCAAAACGTAATACATCTTTCTGGAAATAGCGGGGCACTGCATATTTACCGGGCGCGGTGAGTGAAACGGGGTCTTCCACAATCGGCGCATCACCGAAAGCGCGGGCAATGTAGAAATAGGCAAATCCCCGGATGAACCTTGCTTCTGCGATGCCCTGGGTAAGGTAGGCGGCCTCCCCTGCTTTGGCAGCCTTCTGTTCAAAGGTCTTTACCAGTACAGCAGCATTACCGGCAGCCTTATAACAGGATTTCCAGGTAGCGCCTACCAACCCGTCGGTACTTTGTACGTTGAAGTTGTAAAAGGTCTTGTAGTTATCGTCGCGGGTGTACAGGGTACCGCCCATAACATCGCCCACATCAATAAAGGCTTTGTCAAACCAATCGCCCCATACAGAATTGTACAGGATGCCTGTAGCGCCGTTGACCTCATCGGCATTGTTATAGTAGTTGTCGAGGGTTGGACTCGTTTGGGAAGGATGGTCCAGGAATGATTTTTTGCAGGAGGTGACGATGCAACCGGCTGCGAGTAATGATATGATGAGTTTTGATGTCATAATAATTAGCTTTATTAACGATTTAATGTTATGGTTCGTGAGGACACGAACCATTGCGGACACGA contains:
- a CDS encoding AGE family epimerase/isomerase is translated as MTTPVIQDEPVRHQLQSFRSQIAHEFSSILSWWMNHAIDEQYGGFYGSIDHHNTVDILAPKGSVLNSRILWTFSAAYNFTGHQPYLKMATRAYEYIVTHLLDDTMGGIYWTVDHAGHPFDTKKQVYAQAFALYAFAEYYKATRQEPVKERAIELYTLIERFSYDKEQEGYYEAFTREWGPLSDLRLSAKDANEKKSMNTHLHVLEAYTNLHRIWPDEGLRRQITRLINNFLDHIVHPITYHQALFFDEHWHTRSSIVSFGHDVEASWLLTEAAHMISDGELIIRVKKVALQMAYAAARGLDYDGGMWYEQDSSTNLWVKEKHWWPQAEALVGFFHAWQVSGDNTFLQHTLNNWEFIRENIIDTTLGEWRWGVLNEASGTEKTIMSWEDKAGLWKCPYHNGRACIELMKRIDGIVKM
- a CDS encoding glycoside hydrolase family 130 protein produces the protein MYKVFVQRLEQLENNYEQLIRVPNEAMETSNGVYHRYRNAVLTHQHTPLFWRYDLNYDTNPYLMERFGINAVFNAGAIKWKGKYIVIARVEGVDRKSFFAVAESENGIDNFRFWDHPIMMPETDVPDTNIYDMRVVQHEDGWVYGLFCTERRDPKAPEADQSAAIAQCGIARTKDLINWERLPDLKTPSPQQRNVVLHPEWVNGQYAFYTRPQDGFINAGTGGGIGFGLSKTIEQAEIAEEIVIDRKIYHTVYEAKNGLGPEPLKTKHGWLHLAHGVRHTAAGLRYVLYLFMTDLQDITKVIYKPAGYFMAPEGEERVGDVSNVLFCNGWIADEDGTVFIYYASSDTRLHVATSTVARLTDYVMHTPADGWRSATAAGNLLHIIEGNQPYLDQQADGVTLEPGKKQS
- a CDS encoding sodium:solute symporter family protein; amino-acid sequence: MKLTLIDISIIVAYLATMVIIGWVLRKKARTNKENYLMGGKKLPWYMLGLSDASDMFDISGTMWMVALCFVYGMKSLWIPWLWPVFNQVFMMMFLSKWLRRSNATTGAEWLATRFGSSGKGVRGSHNIVVAFALLSCFGFLAYGFVGLGKFIEIFVPWELVRDYVPFAISREFVPHFYGIIFTLFAMFYSILGGMHSIVLGDVIKYCVMTVACISIAVIAMINLHGKSLNVPAGWENPFFSWRLDLDWNNIVPAANKKITDDGYGLFGIFFMMMLFKGVLASLAGPAPNYDMQKILSTRSPREASKMSGFVSIVLLPIRYSMIIGLTVLALLYYHQLDLGDTAAGTDFEKVLPATINAFLPVGILGLVLTGLLGAFMGTFSGTLNAAQAYIVNDIYLKYVDPHAPNKRVISMNYLVGLIVVIIGIVLGFFTKNVNSILNWIVGGLYGGYIAANMLKWYWWRFNARGFFWGMTSGIVAALIFPKLVGGLDLYYWPWLFVISLAGCIVGTYTAPATDMAILKNFYRTVKPWGFWQPVHALVVADDLSFIPNRRFKLDMFNVALGIIAQCCLTLLPMYIVLWLKLPLLITAGILLIIVLILKRTWWDKLED
- a CDS encoding glycoside hydrolase family 26 protein; this encodes MKKITGWITGIWLAAGAMAQDHPADPQATKETVNLYHNLKKLVNSGVMFGHQDDLAYGVGWKYVAGKSDVKEAAGDYPAVYGWDLGGLELDNPNNLDGIPFKKMRQYIKEGYERGGVITISWHARSPLGAAKGAWDTTHGTVASILPGGDHHLLYKEWLDKVAAFLLSLKGSKGELIPVLFRPYHELTGNWFWWCRNACTPFEFKTLWRFTIYYLQQEKKVHNLLYVYNTAGDVKTKEEFLERYPDDDMVDMVSFDAYQYEDPRTNDWFVKNTSRVLGLLVEIAQEKNKLSAFAETGYEAIPYANWWTETLLKAIGDHKISYVLVWRNHGFAEWNKKWHYYAPYKGQTSEADFIRFYQLDRTLFEKDVAAKKLYETHTD
- a CDS encoding IPT/TIG domain-containing protein, with protein sequence MKSIFLTIPRTILLLAVSALVMVSCDKDAESDAHANPKADKLDPGIGSGGTVLTLTGSDLAQMRSIIFDKGNIPAPFNPTFNTASAIIFRVPDTASGGDQNIILTNVDGKRLSVPINVVAVPIASSVFPVDFSEGSTITLTGRNFETTAKVVLSGTTTEATIVSKSLKQLVITMPATTLPTTKLDITNVSGTMTTTQVLTNIDQAYAVFKDALHADWEDWSWSLTNSPYTSDKISGTASLQAAYGGAWGGMQLHAKVKAALAPYKYVTFWIKGADVEKKMKFNFNWTNDQTLTIPPNVWTYYKIDLGIFKNAGVAELETFVMQIHDDPKTLYFDNILLVK
- a CDS encoding RagB/SusD family nutrient uptake outer membrane protein, producing the protein MTSKLIISLLAAGCIVTSCKKSFLDHPSQTSPTLDNYYNNADEVNGATGILYNSVWGDWFDKAFIDVGDVMGGTLYTRDDNYKTFYNFNVQSTDGLVGATWKSCYKAAGNAAVLVKTFEQKAAKAGEAAYLTQGIAEARFIRGFAYFYIARAFGDAPIVEDPVSLTAPGKYAVPRYFQKDVLRFALEDLQFAEANLPAEPYQPGRVTKYSAKGLMAKLYLYNKEYDNAKAKAKEVMDYATSSGTIGLMDDYQYMFSTSKANNNKESLFALQWQASMSWNGGNPYQQYLGPQPLLKPKPTTADGYSACVPSIDMLDPATGYATGDKRRDWSVMQHGFTKAAWINENFPTGFMYDTTTAQTNDFKIKTPTRSNVQKYIVGPKRADEPVNGPHTSMCTYILRYADVLLIYAEAVMGSGTSTSDATALAAFNAVHTRAQLPAVTSLTKDELLHERKVEFAFEGDYWFDIQRQGFEKAKDMISKQERGNYNDNGTINSLKVVLSSAGQLFLPVPQSETVENPKLKEPAIAYY